In a genomic window of Agarivorans albus:
- the rpsL gene encoding 30S ribosomal protein S12: protein MATINQLVRKPRASKVAKSNVPALAACPQRRGVCTRVYTTTPKKPNSALRKVARVRLTNGFEVTSYIGGEGHNLQEHSVILIRGGRVKDLPGVRYHTVRGALDCAGVSDRRQGRSKYGAKRPKS from the coding sequence ATGGCAACGATTAACCAGTTGGTTCGCAAGCCACGTGCAAGTAAGGTTGCTAAAAGCAACGTACCAGCACTAGCTGCGTGTCCACAACGTCGTGGTGTATGTACTCGTGTATATACCACCACACCAAAGAAACCAAACTCAGCACTACGTAAAGTAGCTCGTGTTCGTTTAACTAACGGATTCGAAGTGACTTCTTACATCGGTGGTGAAGGTCACAACCTACAAGAGCACAGCGTAATTTTGATTCGCGGTGGTCGTGTTAAAGATTTACCAGGTGTGCGTTATCACACCGTACGCGGCGCATTAGACTGTGCTGGCGTAAGTGATCGTCGTCAAGGACGTTCAAAGTACGGCGCTAAACGTCCTAAGTCATAA
- the tusD gene encoding sulfurtransferase complex subunit TusD — MSLTYTLVVTSPLYGKQGSASALNFANALIEAGHQIKTVFFYLDGVSNGLSTSLPASDEVNIHQHWLDIKKASACSLLVCSAAAYRRGVIGQEEAAVNQLPANMHNEFNMSGLAEMATAMLSSDRVVHL; from the coding sequence ATGAGCCTTACCTATACTCTGGTTGTTACTAGCCCCTTGTATGGCAAGCAGGGAAGTGCTTCGGCGCTTAACTTTGCCAATGCTTTGATTGAAGCTGGCCATCAGATAAAAACGGTATTCTTTTATCTAGATGGGGTGAGTAATGGCCTGTCTACTTCGCTACCAGCAAGTGATGAAGTAAATATTCATCAGCACTGGCTCGATATAAAAAAAGCATCTGCGTGTTCGCTTCTTGTATGCAGTGCAGCTGCCTACCGCAGAGGAGTTATTGGTCAGGAAGAAGCAGCAGTAAATCAATTGCCGGCGAATATGCACAACGAGTTTAATATGTCTGGTTTAGCCGAAATGGCTACTGCGATGTTAAGTAGCGATAGAGTGGTGCATCTATGA
- the rpsG gene encoding 30S ribosomal protein S7 — MPRRRVIGQRKILPDPKFGSELLAKFINVVMVDGKKSISEKIVYGALDAAADKSGKSHQEIFEVALENVRPSVEVKSRRVGGSTYQVPVEVRPVRRNTLGMRWMVDAARKRGEKSMALRLAGEILDAAENKGSAVKKREDVHRMADANKAFAHYRW, encoded by the coding sequence ATGCCAAGACGTCGAGTGATCGGTCAACGCAAAATCTTGCCAGATCCTAAGTTCGGATCAGAACTACTGGCTAAGTTCATCAACGTAGTAATGGTTGATGGTAAAAAATCAATTTCAGAAAAGATTGTATATGGTGCATTAGACGCTGCTGCTGATAAATCAGGCAAGTCTCACCAAGAAATTTTTGAAGTTGCTCTTGAAAACGTGCGCCCATCGGTAGAGGTTAAATCTCGCCGTGTAGGTGGTTCTACTTACCAAGTACCTGTTGAAGTACGTCCAGTACGTCGTAACACTCTAGGTATGCGTTGGATGGTAGATGCAGCACGTAAACGTGGTGAAAAATCTATGGCTTTACGTCTAGCGGGTGAAATCCTAGACGCAGCTGAAAACAAAGGTTCTGCGGTTAAGAAACGTGAAGACGTTCACCGTATGGCCGACGCAAACAAAGCGTTTGCACATTACCGCTGGTAA
- the fusA gene encoding elongation factor G — MARTTPIERYRNIGIVAHVDAGKTTTTERVLFYTGLSHKIGEVHDGAATMDWMEQEQERGITITSAATTTFWRGMNAQYDEHRINIIDTPGHVDFTIEVERSLRVLDGAVVVFCGSSGVEPQSETVWRQADKYSVPRMVFVNKMDRAGADFERVIDQIRDRLGANCVPIQLNIGAEDEFVGVIDLIKMKAINWNEADQGTTFNYEDIPAHLVERAEALHEELVEAAAEATDELMDKYLEEGELTEAEIKFGLRKRTLNNEIVLATCGSAFKNKGVQAVLDAVVEYLPAPNHVEAIKGTDEKDNEVACPADDDAPFAALAFKIATDPFVGTLTFMRVYSGTVETGTAVYNSVKQKRERLGRMVQMHSNDRKEIKEVRAGDIAAAIGLKDVTTGDTLCDMNRKVILERMEFPEPVIQIAVEPRTKADQEKMGVALGKLAAEDPSFRVETNEESGQTLISGMGELHLDIIVDRMKREFSVDCNVGKPQVAYREAIRKQVEVEGKFVRQSGGRGQYGHVWLRMEPLEPGAGYEFVNEIVGGVVPKEYIPAVDKGCKEQMDQGVLAGYPLLDVKVTLFDGSFHDVDSNEMAFKIAGAMGFKKGALDADPVLLEPMMKVEVTTPEDWMGDVVGDLNRRRGIIEGMDDGAAGLKIVKSKVPLSAMFGYATDLRSATQGRASYSMEFLEYNEAPKNVADAIVEAK, encoded by the coding sequence ATGGCTCGTACAACTCCAATTGAGCGCTACCGTAACATTGGTATTGTTGCTCATGTTGACGCTGGCAAAACAACAACTACAGAACGTGTCCTTTTCTACACCGGTCTATCTCACAAAATAGGTGAGGTGCATGATGGCGCAGCCACCATGGACTGGATGGAGCAAGAACAAGAACGCGGTATTACCATCACCTCTGCGGCTACTACCACCTTTTGGCGTGGTATGAACGCCCAGTACGACGAACACCGTATTAATATCATCGATACCCCTGGACACGTTGACTTTACTATTGAAGTTGAACGTTCATTGCGTGTATTAGATGGTGCAGTTGTTGTATTTTGTGGTTCATCTGGTGTTGAACCTCAATCAGAAACAGTGTGGCGCCAAGCTGACAAATATTCTGTTCCGCGAATGGTATTCGTGAACAAAATGGATAGAGCTGGTGCAGACTTTGAACGAGTAATTGATCAAATCCGTGATCGCTTAGGTGCCAACTGTGTACCTATTCAGTTGAACATAGGCGCTGAGGACGAATTTGTTGGTGTTATTGACCTGATCAAAATGAAGGCCATTAACTGGAACGAAGCAGACCAAGGTACCACCTTCAATTACGAAGATATTCCTGCTCATTTGGTAGAGCGTGCAGAGGCTTTACACGAAGAACTCGTTGAAGCTGCTGCAGAAGCTACCGATGAATTAATGGATAAATATCTTGAAGAAGGCGAGTTGACTGAAGCCGAGATTAAGTTTGGTTTGCGTAAGCGCACCCTAAACAATGAGATCGTGCTAGCGACTTGTGGTAGTGCATTTAAAAACAAAGGTGTTCAAGCAGTGCTTGACGCGGTTGTAGAATACTTGCCTGCTCCAAACCACGTTGAAGCAATTAAAGGTACAGACGAAAAGGACAATGAAGTTGCTTGTCCGGCAGATGACGACGCGCCGTTTGCGGCTCTTGCGTTTAAAATTGCCACCGACCCATTTGTGGGTACACTTACCTTTATGCGTGTTTATTCGGGGACGGTTGAAACCGGCACTGCGGTGTATAACTCGGTTAAACAAAAACGTGAACGTTTAGGTCGTATGGTGCAAATGCACTCAAATGATCGTAAAGAGATCAAAGAAGTTCGTGCTGGTGATATCGCCGCTGCGATTGGTCTTAAAGACGTAACCACGGGTGACACTTTATGTGATATGAATCGTAAAGTGATTCTTGAGCGTATGGAATTCCCTGAGCCGGTAATTCAGATTGCCGTAGAGCCTCGAACCAAAGCTGACCAAGAAAAAATGGGCGTAGCTTTAGGTAAGTTGGCTGCCGAGGATCCATCGTTCCGCGTAGAAACTAACGAAGAATCTGGACAAACCCTTATCTCTGGTATGGGTGAGTTACACTTAGATATCATCGTAGATCGCATGAAGCGCGAATTTAGCGTTGATTGTAATGTAGGTAAACCTCAAGTTGCTTATCGCGAAGCAATTCGCAAGCAAGTTGAAGTGGAAGGAAAGTTTGTACGTCAATCGGGTGGTCGTGGTCAATACGGTCATGTTTGGTTGCGTATGGAACCTCTAGAGCCAGGTGCTGGTTACGAATTTGTCAACGAGATTGTTGGTGGTGTTGTTCCAAAAGAATACATCCCAGCTGTTGATAAAGGCTGTAAAGAGCAGATGGATCAGGGTGTATTGGCTGGCTATCCGCTACTTGATGTTAAGGTCACCTTATTCGATGGATCATTCCACGATGTTGACTCTAACGAAATGGCGTTTAAAATTGCCGGTGCAATGGGCTTTAAGAAAGGTGCATTGGACGCTGATCCAGTACTGCTCGAGCCGATGATGAAAGTAGAAGTTACAACCCCTGAAGATTGGATGGGGGATGTAGTGGGTGACTTGAATCGTCGTCGTGGCATAATTGAAGGCATGGACGATGGGGCTGCGGGCTTAAAGATTGTTAAGTCTAAAGTGCCGCTGTCTGCAATGTTCGGCTATGCTACAGATCTACGTTCGGCAACTCAGGGGCGAGCCTCTTACTCTATGGAATTCCTAGAGTACAACGAAGCGCCGAAAAATGTTGCTGATGCTATTGTTGAAGCAAAGTAA
- the tuf gene encoding elongation factor Tu: MSKEKFERSKPHVNVGTIGHVDHGKTTLTAAITNVLAKVYGGEAKDFAAIDNAPEERERGITISTSHVEYDTPTRHYAHVDCPGHADYVKNMITGAAQMDGAILVVASTDGPMPQTREHILLSRQVGVPYIIVFMNKCDMVDDEELLELVEMEVRELLSEYEFPGDDIPVIQGSALKALEGEEAWEAKIVELAEALDTYIPEPERDIDKPFLLPIEDVFSISGRGTVVTGRVERGIIKVSEEIEIVGVKETTKTTCTGVEMFRKLLDEGRAGENCGILLRGTKRDEVQRGQVLAAPGSITPHTKFEAEVYVLSKDEGGRHTPFFKGYRPQFYFRTTDVTGSVELPEGVEMVMPGDNLKFVVELICPIAMDEGLRFAIREGGRTVGAGVVAKIFE; encoded by the coding sequence GTGTCTAAAGAAAAATTTGAACGTTCAAAACCGCACGTAAACGTTGGTACAATTGGCCACGTTGACCACGGTAAAACAACTCTAACAGCAGCTATTACCAACGTACTTGCAAAAGTATACGGTGGTGAAGCTAAAGATTTCGCAGCAATCGATAACGCTCCAGAAGAGCGCGAGCGCGGTATCACCATTTCTACTTCACACGTAGAGTACGACACTCCAACTCGTCACTACGCACACGTAGACTGTCCTGGACACGCCGATTACGTTAAAAACATGATCACTGGTGCAGCACAGATGGACGGCGCTATCCTAGTAGTAGCTTCTACAGATGGCCCAATGCCACAAACACGTGAGCACATCCTACTTTCTCGTCAGGTTGGTGTACCTTACATCATCGTATTCATGAACAAATGTGACATGGTAGACGACGAAGAGCTTCTAGAATTAGTAGAAATGGAAGTACGTGAACTTCTATCTGAATACGAATTCCCAGGTGATGACATTCCAGTAATCCAAGGTTCAGCGCTTAAAGCCCTAGAAGGCGAAGAAGCGTGGGAAGCGAAAATTGTAGAACTAGCAGAAGCGCTAGATACTTACATCCCAGAGCCAGAGCGTGACATCGACAAGCCATTCCTACTACCAATTGAAGATGTATTCTCAATTTCAGGTCGTGGTACGGTAGTAACAGGTCGTGTAGAGCGCGGTATCATCAAGGTTTCAGAAGAAATTGAAATCGTAGGTGTTAAAGAGACTACTAAGACAACTTGTACTGGTGTAGAAATGTTCCGCAAGCTTCTAGACGAAGGTCGCGCTGGTGAGAACTGTGGTATTCTTCTGCGTGGTACTAAGCGTGACGAAGTACAGCGTGGTCAAGTATTGGCAGCACCTGGTTCAATTACTCCACACACCAAGTTCGAAGCTGAAGTATACGTACTAAGCAAAGACGAAGGTGGCCGTCACACGCCATTCTTCAAAGGCTACCGTCCACAGTTCTACTTCCGTACAACTGACGTAACTGGTTCTGTAGAGTTACCAGAAGGCGTAGAAATGGTAATGCCAGGCGACAACTTGAAATTCGTTGTAGAGCTAATTTGCCCAATCGCGATGGACGAAGGTTTACGCTTCGCAATCCGTGAAGGTGGCCGTACAGTAGGTGCGGGTGTTGTAGCTAAAATCTTCGAATAA
- the tusC gene encoding sulfurtransferase complex subunit TusC: protein MSKSLVFVFSHAPHGNSLARETLDAALAASAVSEDIVAYFEGDGVYQLLKGQNPTNIKQRDVLPTYGLLDLYDVEEIYVDQQSLKERGLSLEQLAISVRVKQAKQFYSECCHAHAILRF, encoded by the coding sequence ATGAGCAAATCATTAGTGTTTGTATTTAGTCACGCACCACACGGCAACTCTTTAGCACGAGAAACACTGGATGCTGCACTTGCTGCCTCTGCCGTATCGGAAGATATTGTCGCCTATTTTGAGGGCGATGGGGTTTATCAGTTATTGAAGGGGCAAAACCCCACTAACATTAAGCAACGAGATGTGCTTCCTACCTATGGTTTGTTGGATCTTTACGACGTTGAAGAGATCTACGTTGATCAACAATCATTAAAAGAACGTGGCCTTTCTTTAGAACAACTTGCTATTAGCGTTAGAGTTAAACAAGCAAAACAGTTCTATTCAGAATGCTGTCATGCTCATGCAATATTGAGATTTTAG
- the tusB gene encoding sulfurtransferase complex subunit TusB, with amino-acid sequence MLHIMRHPYASDPYERCLAQLENGGHLVLIEDAVYSWLRDDTRLTVLAQSARVSVLSADVRARGIEVCDSVLIDYQDLVMLTEQHTPSMTW; translated from the coding sequence ATGCTACATATTATGCGACATCCTTATGCAAGTGACCCTTACGAACGCTGCCTTGCTCAGCTTGAAAACGGTGGGCATCTAGTACTCATCGAAGATGCTGTTTACTCATGGCTGCGTGATGACACGCGTTTAACGGTACTTGCACAAAGCGCTAGAGTCTCTGTGTTAAGTGCCGATGTGAGGGCTCGGGGTATTGAAGTCTGCGATAGCGTACTGATCGATTACCAAGATTTGGTAATGTTAACCGAACAACACACGCCCTCTATGACTTGGTAA